The Verrucomicrobiales bacterium genome has a segment encoding these proteins:
- a CDS encoding glycosyltransferase family 4 protein: MKLALIRRRFSSVGGAELYVQRLVASLAEAGHELHFFTEEWDSPPEGTRVYLVSASASRALRSVGFAEQVDRRLQSQRFDCVFSFERTLRQDVYRAGDGVHRAWLNQRRRFAPWYQKPFTQWGGFHRNMLALEAQTFDPSRTRRIIVNSEMVRREILEFFPFPEERIHLVRNGIDVPRFQSGRRDETRKRFGFTEKDFVILFVGSGWERKGLKYVLQAVDQFGVKQGLEILENEWNGEGKPPRRMAKTPVKLLVVGKGRLPYLTSKDFVFAGAMPDVENAYAAADLFLFPPIYEPSANVVFEAMAAGLPVISSVQNGSSELIVEGVNGTVVSDPSNVPGLVNAIAYWFSQRFMLRPVDSDQLRLERNVEETLQVLELAASERRKD, translated from the coding sequence GTGAAACTTGCGCTGATTCGACGTCGCTTTTCCTCCGTAGGAGGAGCGGAGCTGTACGTGCAGCGCCTCGTTGCCAGTTTGGCAGAAGCTGGTCACGAGCTTCATTTTTTTACCGAAGAGTGGGATTCGCCTCCGGAGGGAACAAGGGTTTATCTCGTGTCAGCCAGCGCATCGCGAGCTTTGCGTAGCGTCGGTTTCGCCGAGCAGGTCGACCGCAGGCTTCAATCCCAACGCTTTGACTGTGTGTTCAGCTTCGAGCGCACGCTTCGGCAGGATGTGTATCGCGCGGGAGATGGGGTGCATCGTGCGTGGCTGAACCAGCGTCGGCGCTTTGCCCCCTGGTATCAGAAGCCCTTCACTCAATGGGGTGGGTTTCACCGCAACATGCTGGCGTTGGAAGCCCAGACCTTCGACCCCAGCCGCACCCGACGAATCATTGTCAATTCCGAGATGGTGCGACGGGAGATCCTGGAGTTCTTTCCCTTTCCGGAGGAACGCATCCATCTGGTGCGAAATGGCATCGATGTCCCGCGATTTCAGAGCGGCCGTCGTGACGAGACGCGCAAGCGCTTTGGTTTTACTGAAAAGGACTTCGTGATTCTGTTCGTGGGGTCAGGATGGGAGCGCAAGGGGCTGAAGTATGTGCTGCAGGCTGTGGATCAGTTTGGAGTCAAACAAGGCCTTGAGATCTTGGAGAATGAATGGAACGGGGAAGGTAAGCCGCCCCGTCGCATGGCCAAAACTCCCGTCAAGTTGTTGGTGGTTGGCAAAGGGCGTCTGCCCTATTTGACGTCGAAGGATTTTGTCTTTGCGGGTGCGATGCCGGATGTGGAGAACGCTTACGCTGCCGCGGATCTTTTTCTGTTCCCCCCCATATACGAGCCGTCGGCAAACGTCGTGTTCGAGGCCATGGCCGCGGGTTTGCCGGTGATCAGTTCGGTTCAGAATGGCTCGTCCGAGCTCATCGTTGAAGGGGTCAATGGCACCGTGGTTTCGGATCCCTCCAACGTCCCCGGACTGGTGAATGCGATCGCCTATTGGTTTTCCCAGCGATTCATGCTGCGCCCGGTGGACTCAGACCAGCTCCGCCTGGAGCGCAATGTGGAGGAGACCCTCCAAGTGCTGGAGTTGGCAGCCTCCGAGCGGCGAAAGGATTGA